One segment of Rhodopirellula baltica SH 1 DNA contains the following:
- a CDS encoding sulfatase family protein, giving the protein MQPIRSWTNHLLMTLVMLLVATAASAADRPNILLIVSDDQGYNDLGQLGNGIITPALDRLAKEGTRLTNFYVAWPACTPSRASLLTGRYPQRNGIYDMIRNEAPDYGHRYTPEEYAVTFERIGGMDEREVILPAVLRPAGYKSGIFGKWDLGALQRMLPTSRGFDDFYGFVNTGIDYFTHERYGVPCMVRNLEPTEADKGTYCTYLFQREALRFLDEHAGNEPFFLYVPFNAPHNSSSLVPTIRSSVQAPDQFKAMYPPVEVETRVTDRYRYGSPATVATPQARRRDYRAAVTCMDAAIGEILDRLEAKQMLDETIVVFFSDNGGSGGADNSPLRGHKAQTWEGGIRVPCLVRWPAGQIPAGVVNDEFLTSLELLPSFAAAAGVEPPPGVVLDGFDWWPTLRGEAESPRKEMFWKRRDQIGARVGQWKWVQMGEQGGLFNLEEDIAEKNDQSQAKPEILAMVKERYANWLREMEAADPRGPFRDF; this is encoded by the coding sequence ATGCAACCGATCCGATCCTGGACGAACCACCTTTTGATGACGCTTGTGATGCTGCTGGTTGCCACCGCGGCTTCGGCGGCCGATCGCCCAAACATCTTGCTGATCGTTTCGGATGACCAGGGGTACAACGACTTGGGTCAACTCGGCAACGGAATCATCACACCCGCTCTGGATCGACTTGCCAAGGAAGGCACACGACTGACAAATTTCTATGTCGCTTGGCCCGCCTGCACACCGTCACGAGCCAGCTTGCTGACGGGCCGCTACCCGCAGCGAAACGGGATCTACGACATGATCCGCAACGAGGCCCCCGACTACGGTCATCGCTACACGCCCGAAGAATACGCCGTGACCTTCGAACGCATCGGCGGAATGGATGAGCGAGAAGTCATCCTCCCGGCCGTGCTGCGGCCGGCCGGTTACAAGAGCGGGATTTTTGGCAAATGGGACTTGGGTGCTCTTCAGCGAATGCTGCCAACATCGCGCGGCTTTGATGATTTCTATGGGTTCGTGAACACTGGCATTGATTACTTCACGCACGAGCGATACGGCGTGCCCTGCATGGTTCGTAATCTCGAACCGACAGAAGCCGACAAGGGCACCTACTGCACGTACCTGTTTCAACGCGAAGCCCTGCGGTTTTTGGATGAGCACGCGGGCAACGAGCCATTCTTTTTGTATGTGCCGTTCAACGCACCGCACAATTCATCTTCTTTGGTTCCGACCATTCGTTCGTCGGTGCAGGCCCCGGATCAATTCAAAGCGATGTATCCGCCGGTTGAGGTGGAAACCAGAGTCACCGACCGCTATCGCTACGGCTCGCCCGCAACGGTCGCGACACCGCAAGCTCGTCGCCGCGACTACCGGGCAGCGGTCACCTGCATGGACGCGGCAATTGGCGAAATACTGGACCGCCTGGAAGCGAAACAAATGCTCGACGAGACGATTGTCGTTTTCTTCTCTGACAACGGCGGCAGTGGCGGTGCGGACAACTCGCCGTTACGAGGCCACAAGGCTCAAACCTGGGAGGGTGGCATCCGTGTGCCTTGCCTCGTTCGTTGGCCGGCGGGACAAATCCCTGCCGGCGTGGTGAACGACGAATTCCTGACCAGCCTGGAATTGCTGCCGAGCTTTGCAGCAGCCGCAGGTGTGGAACCACCGCCCGGCGTCGTCCTCGACGGATTTGATTGGTGGCCCACTCTTCGCGGCGAAGCCGAGTCTCCTCGCAAGGAAATGTTCTGGAAACGCCGCGATCAAATCGGAGCAAGGGTCGGCCAATGGAAATGGGTCCAAATGGGTGAACAAGGCGGCCTGTTCAATCTCGAAGAAGACATCGCCGAAAAGAACGATCAGTCTCAAGCCAAACCAGAGATCCTCGCGATGGTGAAGGAACGCTACGCCAATTGGCTTCGCGAAATGGAAGCCGCTGACCCTCGTGGCCCCTTTCGAGATTTCTGA
- a CDS encoding DUF1559 domain-containing protein, whose amino-acid sequence MKKMRRNGFTLVELLVVIAIIGVLVGLLLPAVQAAREAARRMSCSNNFKQIGLALHNYHSAYNKLPAQKGGTNNANDGSLGGNQLRLGWLPTILPFIEQQGLWEQISHPLAINTDGTLRTTPWPGMGPAPWRTDYTPWITELAALRCPSDPGTGLPALGRTNYAACQGDAVEYNEVGAWSGSNPLVMNSGYAEQIRISGRGMFVARQYTGFRDVLDGLSNTIAAGEIATDLGDRDIRTAPIDGPGSAVLRDNPSWARDNDKIDPERPQFWRAGENLTTDNAAGDGARASWARGFHWADGEMQHSGMNTILSPNSETVSRTTADSTWGMYPPSSRHQGGVHVLMGDGAVKFITDSIEAGNSRAHTVYKDHNPGNAGTQSPYGLWGALGTKANKETVSFDSL is encoded by the coding sequence ATGAAGAAGATGCGCAGAAACGGTTTTACATTGGTGGAACTATTGGTGGTCATTGCCATCATCGGCGTTCTTGTTGGATTGTTACTACCAGCAGTGCAAGCAGCTCGGGAAGCGGCTCGACGAATGAGCTGCAGCAACAACTTCAAGCAAATCGGCCTCGCACTTCACAACTACCACTCGGCTTACAACAAGCTGCCGGCACAGAAAGGTGGCACGAACAACGCCAACGACGGATCGCTGGGCGGAAACCAATTGCGTCTTGGTTGGTTGCCTACGATTTTGCCCTTCATCGAACAACAAGGATTGTGGGAACAAATCAGTCATCCGTTGGCAATCAACACGGACGGAACACTCCGTACCACGCCTTGGCCGGGCATGGGACCAGCACCATGGCGAACGGACTACACGCCTTGGATCACTGAATTGGCTGCGCTTCGTTGCCCCAGCGATCCAGGAACCGGTCTGCCCGCACTGGGCCGAACCAACTACGCCGCGTGCCAAGGCGATGCCGTCGAATACAACGAAGTCGGTGCGTGGAGCGGTTCCAATCCACTCGTCATGAATTCGGGATACGCGGAACAAATCCGCATCTCGGGTCGCGGCATGTTTGTCGCTCGTCAGTACACCGGCTTCCGTGATGTCTTGGACGGATTGTCCAACACGATCGCCGCCGGCGAAATCGCGACCGATTTGGGTGACCGCGATATCCGAACCGCACCCATCGACGGTCCTGGATCGGCTGTCCTGAGAGACAATCCTTCTTGGGCTCGCGACAACGACAAGATTGATCCGGAACGACCACAGTTCTGGCGTGCCGGCGAAAACTTGACGACTGACAACGCTGCCGGAGACGGTGCCCGTGCAAGCTGGGCACGTGGTTTTCACTGGGCCGACGGCGAAATGCAGCACTCCGGTATGAACACCATCCTATCCCCCAACAGTGAAACCGTCTCACGCACCACGGCCGACAGCACCTGGGGCATGTACCCGCCCAGTTCGCGTCACCAAGGTGGGGTGCACGTCCTGATGGGTGACGGAGCGGTGAAGTTCATCACCGATTCAATCGAAGCAGGAAACTCGCGTGCTCACACGGTCTACAAAGATCACAACCCAGGCAACGCAGGAACTCAGAGCCCCTACGGACTGTGGGGTGCTCTTGGCACCAAAGCCAACAAAGAAACGGTCTCATTTGACTCGCTTTGA
- a CDS encoding sulfatase-like hydrolase/transferase translates to MESVATLVPESHNHPAPPILDTLRIRMAKTIFCAKKICRTVVMVLFVIGAGTSIQAEASDRPNVLLILTDDQGWGDLAAHRNPKISTPTLDALANESARLDRFYVSPVCAPTRAALLTGRYPERSGVAGVTGRREVMRAEETTLAELYRSAGYATGCFGKWHNGAQMPLHPNGQGFNEFFGFCGGHFNLYDDALLERNGTPVQTKGYITDVLTDAAVEFIQNHHDRPFFCYVPFNAPHGPFQVRRDLFDRYNDGSIDEKTAAVYAMVQNIDTNVSRLLKCLSDHSLDEETIVVFLTDNGPNGKRFNGGMRGTKGSVHEGGCRVPCFIRWTGNIQPQSISQVAAHIDLLPTLMQWCDIPLPTKVPLDGRSLVELIRDGADPTLADRSILTYRPNPMQLQKFGKAAVRTNTHRLTIEKSKASLFDMTTDAGQTTDIASSHPELTKQLRSQIQKYVQEITPSITAIRPVPIDSMRSVYLPAVDAKLEGGVGFADGISWAHSWADRWTTTRDRITWPIEVKESGRYEVVIHYVCDSDSAEIVLKAGDQEATTTLPRFTMKSVVRPDLDSKATPRRMLTFQQHSLGVVDLAAGVSTIALQRTDQAGAMIELNGLTITRQLP, encoded by the coding sequence GTGGAATCCGTCGCGACGTTGGTTCCGGAAAGCCACAACCACCCCGCCCCACCAATCCTGGACACACTGAGAATCAGAATGGCAAAGACGATTTTTTGTGCAAAGAAGATTTGTCGTACCGTCGTGATGGTTCTCTTCGTGATCGGTGCAGGAACTTCGATCCAAGCAGAGGCTTCCGATCGTCCCAATGTGCTTTTGATTTTGACGGACGACCAAGGTTGGGGTGATTTGGCGGCGCACCGGAATCCAAAGATCTCAACTCCGACGCTCGATGCTCTGGCGAATGAAAGTGCGAGGTTGGACCGCTTTTATGTCTCTCCTGTTTGCGCTCCCACACGAGCGGCTTTGCTGACGGGACGTTATCCCGAACGCTCGGGAGTCGCCGGTGTCACCGGAAGGCGTGAAGTGATGAGAGCGGAAGAGACAACGCTCGCCGAATTGTATCGTTCCGCCGGATATGCGACGGGCTGCTTTGGGAAGTGGCACAATGGTGCCCAAATGCCGCTGCACCCGAACGGACAAGGGTTTAATGAGTTCTTTGGTTTCTGCGGCGGCCATTTCAATCTGTACGACGATGCGTTGTTGGAACGAAACGGCACGCCAGTGCAAACCAAGGGATACATCACGGACGTGTTGACCGATGCCGCGGTGGAGTTCATTCAAAACCATCACGACCGTCCATTCTTTTGCTACGTCCCGTTCAACGCGCCGCATGGTCCGTTTCAGGTGAGACGAGATTTATTCGATCGATACAACGACGGTTCGATCGACGAGAAAACAGCAGCGGTCTACGCGATGGTGCAGAACATCGACACCAATGTGTCTCGATTGCTAAAGTGTCTTTCGGACCATTCGTTGGATGAGGAGACCATCGTCGTGTTTCTGACCGACAACGGGCCCAATGGGAAGCGTTTCAACGGTGGCATGCGAGGAACCAAAGGCAGCGTTCACGAAGGAGGTTGCCGCGTGCCTTGTTTCATCCGTTGGACAGGAAACATTCAGCCGCAAAGCATTTCGCAAGTTGCGGCTCACATCGATCTGTTGCCGACGCTGATGCAGTGGTGTGATATTCCTTTACCGACAAAGGTGCCGCTGGACGGCAGGAGCTTGGTCGAATTGATACGCGATGGGGCCGATCCCACACTTGCCGATCGTTCGATCCTGACCTACCGCCCCAATCCGATGCAATTGCAGAAGTTTGGCAAGGCGGCGGTGCGAACCAATACTCACCGATTGACGATTGAGAAGTCGAAGGCGTCTTTGTTCGACATGACGACCGACGCCGGCCAAACCACCGATATCGCGTCGAGTCATCCGGAACTGACGAAGCAGTTGCGATCGCAGATCCAAAAATATGTTCAGGAAATTACACCCAGTATCACAGCGATTCGGCCGGTGCCCATTGATTCGATGCGGTCCGTTTACTTGCCCGCTGTGGATGCGAAGCTGGAAGGCGGCGTCGGGTTTGCGGATGGAATTTCGTGGGCACACAGTTGGGCTGATCGCTGGACAACGACGCGAGACCGAATCACTTGGCCTATTGAGGTGAAAGAGAGTGGTCGATACGAAGTCGTGATTCACTACGTTTGCGATTCGGATTCGGCCGAGATTGTGCTGAAGGCCGGCGACCAGGAGGCCACCACAACGCTGCCGCGATTCACGATGAAGAGCGTTGTCCGTCCTGATTTGGATTCCAAGGCGACTCCTCGGCGAATGCTGACATTTCAACAGCATTCACTCGGAGTCGTTGACCTTGCCGCCGGTGTCTCAACGATCGCTTTGCAGCGAACCGACCAAGCCGGTGCCATGATTGAATTGAACGGACTTACGATCACTCGGCAGTTGCCCTAA
- a CDS encoding DUF1571 domain-containing protein, translating to MPTSSMTRRLRTSANVASTLTLSCVVLGSLTNSLPVCADETASVAQSAVKMDESEIGRVSVQKIAVEDQTDQLAKQAIAELGLDEANVIQQVSATSPVKSFSTRDALAPLMDAKGTAGNAEDHRLHPPIDDHPLGWALGFAKAHADHIRQNVSDYSCKLIKRERIDGELQTPQIMDLAVRVEQSNEQGDVSPLSVFLQYQSPRTLRDRRVLYIEGENEGKARVRKGGGALSYLVLSIDPHGRQAKEQSNYPITDIGFDKIMSRLIGLIEFDMENDPTGDNTEVTYFRNARVMGRPATHIQIVHPSKEGGVTFHRANAYIDDELHVPIRLEVYDWPAAEGDSPELKEEYTYADLKLNVGLANATFASTRLKGKLDGPVGLTQSDVKASPNAVAKD from the coding sequence CGACCTCATCCATGACCCGCCGCCTTCGAACTTCGGCCAACGTCGCATCCACCTTGACACTGTCGTGCGTCGTATTGGGGTCGCTTACCAACTCATTGCCCGTTTGCGCCGACGAAACCGCATCGGTGGCCCAGAGTGCGGTCAAGATGGATGAATCAGAAATCGGTCGAGTGTCGGTGCAGAAGATCGCGGTAGAAGATCAGACGGACCAGTTGGCCAAGCAGGCAATCGCGGAACTGGGTTTGGACGAGGCCAACGTCATCCAACAAGTGTCAGCGACATCGCCGGTGAAGTCGTTCTCGACAAGAGACGCTTTGGCTCCGTTGATGGATGCAAAGGGCACGGCGGGCAACGCGGAGGATCATCGATTGCACCCACCGATCGATGATCACCCTTTGGGTTGGGCACTTGGGTTTGCCAAGGCTCATGCCGACCACATTCGGCAGAATGTCAGCGATTACAGTTGCAAGCTGATCAAACGGGAACGAATCGATGGTGAGTTGCAAACGCCTCAAATCATGGACCTCGCCGTCAGAGTGGAACAGTCCAATGAGCAAGGCGATGTTTCACCGCTGTCCGTCTTCTTGCAGTATCAATCCCCACGTACTCTACGCGATCGACGAGTTCTCTACATCGAAGGTGAGAACGAAGGCAAAGCCCGTGTCCGAAAAGGTGGCGGGGCGCTGAGCTATTTGGTGCTTTCGATTGACCCTCACGGGCGTCAGGCCAAAGAGCAAAGCAACTATCCGATCACGGACATTGGATTTGACAAGATCATGAGTCGATTGATCGGACTGATTGAATTCGACATGGAAAACGATCCCACCGGCGACAACACCGAAGTGACCTATTTTCGGAATGCTCGGGTGATGGGACGGCCAGCCACTCACATTCAGATTGTTCATCCATCCAAAGAAGGCGGTGTCACATTCCATCGTGCCAACGCCTACATCGACGATGAACTGCACGTTCCGATTCGTTTGGAAGTTTACGATTGGCCCGCAGCGGAAGGTGATTCACCCGAGTTAAAAGAGGAGTACACCTACGCGGATCTGAAACTGAATGTCGGGTTGGCGAACGCCACGTTTGCATCGACACGTTTGAAAGGCAAACTCGACGGTCCAGTCGGTTTGACCCAATCGGATGTGAAAGCCAGTCCCAACGCGGTTGCGAAGGATTGA
- a CDS encoding NAD-dependent epimerase/dehydratase family protein has translation MALEFPELIESEAQLDALLARPSDELVKFMQQLDGDLIILGIAGKMGVSLGQLAVAAIEKAGLQKNVLGVARFSDADARARLESAGIKTIQCDLLNREAVANLPSVPNVLFMAGRKFGTEGDEPLTWAMNTIVPANVAHHFRDSNIVAFSTGCVYPLARLDQPPNEDTAPGPIGEYAQSCLGRERMFEYGSLEWGTRVCLYRLNYSIDLKYGVLHDIATKIWNDQPVDNSVQAFNVIWQGDANQQALMCLGQCTSPANVLNVTGPETLLTEDVAMQLGELLDKPVRFTTTPGNASYLSDSSRATKLFGAPSVNAEQLIRWQAHWVKTGGRSLNKPTHFEVSDGAY, from the coding sequence ATGGCTCTCGAATTTCCCGAGTTGATCGAATCCGAAGCCCAACTTGACGCACTGCTCGCCCGGCCATCGGACGAGTTGGTGAAGTTCATGCAACAACTCGATGGCGACCTGATCATCTTGGGCATTGCCGGAAAAATGGGCGTCAGCCTGGGACAACTGGCTGTCGCTGCCATTGAGAAAGCAGGCCTGCAAAAGAACGTTCTCGGGGTGGCTCGCTTTTCTGATGCGGACGCTCGCGCTCGCCTGGAATCTGCTGGCATCAAGACGATCCAGTGCGATTTGCTCAACCGAGAAGCGGTGGCCAACCTTCCTTCCGTGCCCAATGTCCTGTTCATGGCCGGGCGTAAATTTGGCACCGAGGGCGACGAACCTTTGACTTGGGCCATGAACACGATCGTTCCCGCGAACGTCGCCCATCATTTTCGCGATTCCAACATCGTTGCGTTTTCCACCGGGTGTGTTTACCCGCTGGCTCGTTTGGATCAACCACCGAACGAAGACACTGCACCGGGGCCGATTGGTGAGTACGCTCAATCGTGCCTGGGGCGAGAACGGATGTTTGAGTACGGCAGCCTCGAGTGGGGAACACGCGTTTGCCTGTACCGGCTTAACTATTCGATTGACCTGAAGTACGGCGTGCTGCATGACATCGCCACCAAAATCTGGAACGATCAACCGGTCGACAATTCTGTCCAAGCCTTCAACGTGATTTGGCAGGGTGATGCCAACCAGCAAGCGTTGATGTGTTTGGGGCAGTGCACTTCACCGGCAAACGTCCTCAATGTCACTGGTCCAGAAACATTGCTCACCGAAGATGTTGCGATGCAACTCGGGGAACTGTTGGACAAGCCCGTTCGCTTCACAACCACTCCAGGCAATGCGTCTTACTTGAGCGATAGTTCCCGAGCAACCAAGCTGTTTGGGGCTCCATCCGTCAACGCCGAACAACTGATTCGTTGGCAAGCCCATTGGGTCAAGACCGGTGGTCGCTCGCTGAACAAACCCACCCATTTCGAAGTCAGCGACGGAGCGTATTGA
- a CDS encoding dihydrodipicolinate synthase family protein, with protein sequence MQISDLSPTIRENVRRGVVIPAQPLALDADRQFDSRYQTALTRYYIDAGAGGIAVGVHSTQFAIRDPSIALYEPVLRLASDVIDEYAGAQGRELFKVAGVCGKTKQAICEAEFAVSQRYHACLLSLAALADESIDELISHCREVAQVMPVIGFYLQPAVGGCVLPYEFWREFAEIENVIAIKLAPFNRYQTLDVVRAVCDADRDDAITLYTGNDDNIIADLLTPYHIVTDHGEKRVRIRGGLLGHWCVWTRTAVELLDEIHAVLDRGGDIPSELLSRNIQVTDCNAAFFDAANGFAGCIPGIHEVLRRQGLLAGTWCLDPNEVLSSGQSKEIDRVIAAYPHLHDNAFVRENLSRWLR encoded by the coding sequence ATGCAGATCAGTGACTTATCACCCACCATTCGCGAAAATGTTCGTCGGGGAGTCGTTATCCCTGCGCAACCGTTGGCACTGGATGCCGATCGGCAATTCGATTCGCGATACCAAACCGCGTTGACTCGTTATTACATCGACGCCGGTGCCGGTGGCATCGCCGTTGGTGTTCATTCCACCCAGTTCGCCATTCGCGATCCGTCGATTGCTTTGTATGAACCGGTGCTGCGTCTGGCGTCGGACGTCATCGATGAATACGCGGGTGCTCAGGGCCGAGAACTATTCAAGGTCGCTGGTGTTTGCGGAAAAACAAAGCAGGCAATTTGCGAGGCGGAGTTCGCCGTTTCTCAGCGATACCACGCGTGTCTGTTGAGTCTGGCGGCATTAGCCGACGAATCAATCGACGAGTTAATTTCTCATTGCCGAGAAGTTGCCCAGGTCATGCCGGTGATTGGCTTCTACTTGCAACCGGCCGTCGGTGGTTGTGTGTTGCCGTATGAATTCTGGCGGGAGTTCGCTGAGATTGAGAACGTCATCGCAATCAAACTGGCTCCCTTCAACCGCTACCAAACTTTGGATGTGGTTCGTGCGGTTTGCGACGCCGACCGCGACGATGCAATCACTCTTTACACCGGCAACGATGACAACATCATCGCGGACCTGTTGACTCCCTATCACATCGTCACGGACCACGGTGAGAAACGGGTCCGAATTCGCGGCGGTTTGCTCGGGCACTGGTGCGTGTGGACTCGAACGGCCGTTGAACTGCTCGATGAAATTCATGCCGTACTGGATCGCGGTGGCGACATTCCGTCGGAACTGCTCAGCCGCAACATCCAGGTCACGGATTGCAATGCGGCTTTCTTCGATGCGGCCAACGGTTTTGCTGGTTGCATCCCTGGAATCCACGAAGTGCTTCGTCGCCAAGGCTTGCTGGCCGGAACATGGTGCCTCGATCCAAACGAAGTCCTTTCCAGCGGTCAATCCAAAGAAATCGATCGTGTGATCGCCGCCTACCCTCACCTCCATGACAACGCATTCGTACGCGAAAATCTGAGCCGGTGGCTGCGTTGA